The sequence below is a genomic window from Granulicatella elegans.
GTTAGTGTTTGATTGGTAAAGTCAATATCTTTCCATGTAAGAGCTAAACATTCCCCTTTTCTAATACCTGTAAATGCAAGTAAGCGAAAGAATGAAATCCATTCAAGGCTAGTATCTTGCTCAAGATAGTTAAAAAATTCTAACAACTCCTCTTTAGTGTAATATTTTAAATTGTCATCTTTCTGTTCTTGAACCTTCTTAGGCATAATGAATTTATCTTTAGGATTAGCATATATATATCCCATTCTATAAGCATGATTAAAAACAGCAAAAGTGTAATTTATCATCTTTTTGTAGTTTTTAAAGCTTGAGTGCCATTCATTAGCTGTTTTTTGTAATAAAGCCGTACTGATTAAGTTTATTCTATAGTGACTAAAGATAGGCAATATATGCAGTTTAAACATGGTCATTGTTTTAAATAAGGTGCTTTCTTTAACCCCTTGCTTATATATTTCTAACCATTCCTCATATACATCTTGATATTTCAAAGTTTTAGAGTTTTTGATATACGAATTATCGTTTAGTGCTTGAATGGCAATACTTAAGTATAGCTTAGCCTCTTTCTTAGTTTCAAACCCTCTTTTCTCAATATTGACTTGTTTACCCGTGATAGGGTCTGTTCCTAGATAACCTTTCACTTTAAAAAATGTACCTTTAGTTGTTGTATATGTTGTAATCTTTGCCATTTGTATTTCACCTTTCATTACCACCCCCATGGTAAAAAGGAAAAAGGTGTGTATTTTTGGATTTTCCCTCGATAAATAAGTGTTAAATCATTTAAATGTATAAAAATAACTTCAAATAAAAAAGCAAAATTTGTTGTTTTAAATGAAGTACACAAGGTTATTAGTTGATTAATCTTCTTCACAATTTTTAGTGATTTCTTCTAGAGTTTCTTCTAAAACTAAAAGATACATTTTAGTAGATAGCGTGAATTTTTCATAAGCAAGTTTACTAGAATTATCTATAAAACAATTTTCCCCCTCAATAATTTTGAAAAATTTTTTCTTGATTTTTTCTTCCTTTTCTTTAATGTATAAAATTAAGTTTTTTATAATTACAGTATCAGAAAAGCTATTTGTATCCAAAAACATTTGGATAGCAATTATAAACACATCTTCACCTATGACTTCGAAAGTTTTTTTTTCATCAAAATTTAAATCACAAGCAAAATCAGAAAAAATCTCAAAAATTTTTTCTTTTTCTTGTTCTAAATATTCAAAATAATCTTCTTCTAAATCTTTAAATCTGTCATTAGAACGTAAAAAGTTATAGAATTTTGTACGTTCTTTTTTGATGTTTTTTTCCCAATAAATATTAAAATAATATCTACAACTATCGTTATTAAGAAGTTCTTCTACAGTTGTCTTACCAATCTTAGCAATATTTGAAAGTTTCTTCATATTGGGTTTGTTTCTTCCGTTTTCCCAATTACTTAAAGCGGAAACATTTGAACCTATAATCTTAGCAAATTCTTTCTGATTCATTTCAAGAGATATTCTAATTGTTTTTATTTTATTGCCAATTAAAACATCTTCCATTTTTTTCATACAATCACTCCTTTGAGGTAAATAATAACAAAAAATACAGAAAATTACAACTTTATTGTTGACGTTCCACAATAAACGTTTTATTATAGAATTACAGAAAAATACAGAAAGGAGCGTTCGTATGATTTTAGCATCAATGTACAGAAGAATGACCGGGAAAAGTCAAAAGTATTTTGCTAGTAAACTAGGTATTTCAGTTAATTCCTACGCAAATAAAGAGAAAGGAAAAACTCAGTTTACTCAAAAAGAAATGGAATTATTCTATCTTGAAATAAAAAAGTTTAATCAGGATATTTCAATAGTAGATATTTTTTTAAACAATAACTACAGAAAAATACAGAAATCAACTATATTTATTGGAGGTGTTTATTTGAAGGATAAAAAATAACAAAACAAGAAAAACAATTATTACGATTATTGAAGGTTGGAAGAAAGAACATCAAAACAACAAAGAAACTATTAAACGAGATGCAAATTCCTAACACTCAAAATGGAGAACGACATTTCAGAGAGTTGATTAGAAGTTTAAGGGTTAATCATAAAGTACCTATTTTAAGTATGAGAGAACATAGAACCAATGGTTACTTCATTGCAGAAAGTACGGATGAAATATTGAATTTTACAACATCTATTAAATCTCAACTTGAAGAAGGAAACCGTATGTTGAGTGCATTAATAACTAATGACCTCGAGAAATGGAAAGACTTATTAAAAGGAGCGTGAAAAAGAATGGGTGTAGCATTTATGCAAAATATGGAACTAATTCTAACCGTGGGCATATCGTTTGTAGTCGGTATTGCTTACGGTGTGTGGTTGGCAAATGATATTAGAAAAGGAGATGGAGAAATATGTTAACGCTAGAATTACCTAAAGAATTCTCAATAGAATTACATTCAATGCTAAAGGCAGTATATAAAGCTGCTGTAGCAGAGGGCAGACAGGAAGCAAGCCTTACAAAAGATTATTTAACGTCTAGAGAGGTAAACGAGGTATACGTTTCTGTATCTGCTCCTACTTTGAAGCAGTGGGAAAATTTAGGCTTACCAGTGTATCAAGTACAAGGTAAACAATACTATAAGAAATCAGATATTGATACGTTCTTACAACAATACAAAAAATAAAAAAATAAACCACCCCTATGGTAAAAGAGAAAAAGGAGTAAATAAACATGAAAATACCACGTTATGCCAAGATTGTAGAAACAGATGAATTATATATCGTTGCTACACTATTAAAGGATTGTACGGTAGAAAAAGCACTACAAATAGTCCAAAACAACAGACAGATGCCGTCTGATAAGCTATTAGAAGTGCAAATCAAAGAGATTGATAATAAGGTGTGTATTATCGAAACTTTTAGTAAATAAAAAAAGGCACTAGTCAAAAACTAGCACCTAGGCAAAAATTACATATATATAACTCAAATCAATATACTTTATTATAGCATTAGTTGATGAGTTATTCAATGTATTTTGCCTAATCTTAAATAGAAAAGGAGAGGGTGATAACCATAAACAATGAATACAAAAAACTACTAAAAATGCTATCAAAGCTAGCTAAAATTGAAACAAAAAACAGTACTCAAAAAGTAAGTAATGTAGTAACGTTGCTAACTAAAATACAATCTATAAACTTAAACAAGTTAGATATATTAGAAAGGCATCATAGAATGAAAGAGAAAGATATGATGCATAGGAAACAGTACTATAAACACTTAGCAATACAAGAAGAGTTAACGCAACAAATATTAGAATATGCACCACTACCACTAGTGGCTAGTTGGATTGAAAGCTACTTAGACTACAGCAGATACGAGGAACGTTATGCCCTAGAAAATGGACTAAATGCCCTATTTAAAGAAATACAGCTTCATTTAACCCTTTCAGATGCTACAAGAAAGGGGGGATACTAATGCCAATTTATATTGAAAAAGGCTGGTTTAATACAAAAATTCATGTAGAGAAAACAGAACTTAGCCCTATTGATTGGTTAAAGAACTATACCGCCAATAGAGTGCCTAAAGGTGCAATCATTTTAAACGGTGATATTAAACGAATGAAAGAAAAATACCCGTATGCTAATGATAAAATAGCTGAATATTATGCAAAAATGGAAGGTATAAAAAACAATCAGTATTACTTTATGACTGGGTATATAGAAAAAGATGAAGAAAAACAATTAAAACGTAATACAGATAGCATCATAAGAAGGAGCGTTATTACATTAGATTATGATGATAAGGACACGCCTTCACTAGATGAGTTGATACGCATCATAAAAGAGAAAAAGCCTAATGTTGAGTGTTACATATACCCAACTATTAAGTATACAGACGAGTTTCCACGTTGGCGTGTAGTATTTGAACCAGATAGACCACTATTAGAATACGAATACAAGCAAGTTGCTACAGACTTAGCCAAAACAATAGGGCTTGAATATGATAAAAGTGTTATAAACGATTGGCAAAAGTTTGCAGGGTTACCAGTAGTTACTTCTAAAAATTCCCATATTGAACCAGTATACATTGAGGGAGAAAAGCTAAAAACTCCTGATATCAAGGATATGAAGCCACCAATTAAGCAAACAGAGAAAATTACAGGAGAATACGCCTCTAAATTCAATGATAATGGTAATATACCGCATGATGATGCAATTGAAATCATGGAACATTATGTAGAAGTAAATGAAGCTGAATTAATGGATTATGATAAAGCATTGACAGATATGTTTGTTATTGCTAAAGCTATTAGTACTGATGAGATTGATTATGACACTGGGAAAGAATGTGTTGAAATCCTTGCTTTAGGGAATACAGACTGGATACATGGTACACAAAATAAGATAGGGAATTTAAGTAAACTCCATTTAATGCTACACCGTGGTATTTATAAAAATCCATGGAGCTTTTACTATTGGTTTAAAGTTAGAACCGATAGACAACTTAAGCCGTCTGAAACGTCTGAAGAAATAATAAAACGTATACGTGAAGATAGTGAACAATGGAAAATAGAACATGCAGAAATGAAAAGAGATGGAACGTTAAAAAAGCCTCGTCTACCAGTACGAGTTGCAGCAGATATTACGAAACGCCATTGTGATATGGGTAGGTTAGGTAGTTATGATGCTGATACGCGTCATTTAGGCATTTATAATCCCGATACAGGTATATATGATAGTAGTGATTATTATAGAAAAACACTTTTTAGAGCGGGTGAACGTTCTTTAACAAGAAATGAATGTAAAGAAGTATTAGATTTATTGTTAAATGAAGCTGAAAATAAGGAAAGAACGCTAGATTATAATTACATTATTTTTAAGAATGGAATTTATAATATAGACACTAAACAATTAGAACCATTTAGCCCTAATTATGTTTTTGAAAGTACAATTGGAGTGAATTATAATCCTGACGCTGTTGAACCTGTATTCCCTGATGGTTGGACTTTTAGTAAATGGATGGATATTTCTATGGGTGGAGATGAAGAAAAGAAAGAGCTTTTGTGGCAATTAATAGCCAGTACAATCCATACCAACAAGCCAAGTGGTCACGTTGCATTTCTATTCAGTAGGGTAGGGTCAAGTGGTAAAAGTACATTGCAACTACTACTAAAAAACTTAGTAAGTAAAGAAAGAAGTGTTGCTTTACGATTGAAAGATATTGAAAACCGTTTTGATATCTCGAGAGCAGTCGGGAAAGCACTAGTTATTGGTGATGATAATTCACCTAAAGATTATAACGCTGATAGTGCAAATCTAAAGAGTATGGTGACTGGTGAACCGTTAAAAGTTGAAGCTAAAGGAGAAAACGCACAAACTCATCATTTCAATTGTCAAGTAGTGCAATCAATGAATGGGTTACCTAACTTTGGTGATGTGACAGATGGACTTATTAGACGGTTACGTATTATTGAATTTAAAAAAGTTTTTAAAGGTAAAGAAAACAATCCAAACGTAAAAGAAAAATACATTAATGACCCGCGCTTATTAGAATGGATAGCTAAAGAGGCTTTGGAACATTTAGTATTAAGTGGGGAATGGATACAAACAGAGGAACACAAGCAATATGTTCAAGAAATCATCTCAGATAGTGACCCTGTTGCACGTTATTTCGAGGAACGTATACCACAATTTACAAGCACCCGTTTACCTATAAAATTCTTGTATGCAGATTTTAAAGCTGTGTATTTACTAGAAAATAATAGAAATACTAAAATCTCTCAACGTACATTTACTAAACAGCTTAAGCCATATATGGAAGCTAAAGGTTGGAAGTATGATAGAAATAATAAAAAGCCTTTAGAAGCATTTCATAAAGCAGATTGGCAATTATATGTAGATAAGGTAAAGGAATGGGATATAACCTATAATTACGAAAAAGAAAGCATTGCTTATCAACCTATGTTTGTTAAAGAAAACGATATTTAAAAGCCAACCAACCAACAAACCAACATTGAACCAACATTCCTTTAGTACAATGTTGGTCGAGTTATCGTTGATATGACAATGTTTTCAGTCGAAAACCAACAAACCAACATTATTTTCAACTTCTGGAAGAAAAAAATAAAAAAAAAACTTTAAGAGATAGAACATAAATAAATTTTAAAAATGAAATAATTATATAGGAAGTGGGTTTTTATGTTGGTTTGTTGGTCAATGCTTAGAAACGTTGATATGACAATGTTTTTCTGACCAACATTGCTAGGCATAATGTTGGTTTAATGTTGGTTTTTACGTAGTAATGTTGGTTTCGATAGGAATATTAAAGCTAATTCAATCAAAAACAAAGGGACGGTAAACAAAAACCGTCCTTTTTGCTGTATAAAAGGTGTATAACTATCATAAAGTTGTAGTATGTAGTAGAATATAGATGAGGGATGAAGGAACGAGAAATAGAAGATGCTGTATATATATTATGAAGATTGAATTAGAAGGACGAGAAGGACAGGTATTAATCTGTAAGCACTGTATGCAAAGGAGACCCTCAAAAAATTCAATCATTATAAAGGAGTAATAAATATATGCAACAACAAATAATTGCTTCTGCTAGCTCAACATTAGATTATGCTATCTATGGAGCAGTAGTACAGGCAAAATATTCTAGAATAAACAAACCAGTTTATACCACTAAAGAGTATGAAGATGGTATTGTTGATATTATCGTTGATGGTTACCAACTTGAAGAACCATGGTACGACAAGTATTATAACAGCCCGTATATAGATAAGGTTATAGTAACCAGCCGTGATGGTGCTATACTTAAGATTAAAGACTGTACTCTAGCAGTACAAGGTTACGTAATCCTAGATAATACAATAGATTGTGACACTATAGAAACAAGATATACTGTTAAATTATTATCTGAACCATTGCAAGGTATGAAGCTAATGCAATCCAATATCAAAGAAGAAGATTTATCAGGTGTAATACATGCATATTGGGCAATTCAAAAGATAGAAGATGACTTAAAGAATTTAAACGATACTGAAAATTATGAAGTAGTCGAGTTTGAAGGTGAATATATAACTCAATATCACCTAGTAGAAAAAACGTACCTAAAAGGTATAGTTAGAGCCTTTAAATCAGAACAATCAAGAGAGGGTTAACTCCCTCTTTTTTTGTACTCAAAAACAAAAAACAAGATGCTGAATGGGGTTGCTTAAAGAAGAAAGTAAACAGGAAAAGATGATGCTAGAATGGGCAAAAAAACGTGTGCTACAAGCTTGTGGCATCATATAATGTATTTATTCATTTCTAATCAATAAGGCTCAAATAGAGCAGAAAATAAGCTAATATGAACGAGTTAGAAAGTTATAAAGCTTTGCTGTCAGAAGCTAACTGACTGGTGCTATTCAATCGTCCTAGCTATCTATGATGCAAGCTTAGTAAGATAAAAGGTAAGAGGGAAAACATTATGGATAACAAAGGGCAGACCACAAAGGCAAGCTAGCTAGTGTGTAGGCAAAGAGTGTTAGAAATGGAATATTAAAGCGTGAGATGATGCATATAGAACAGCATCTGAATGTAGTTTGAATATAGAATATAATCTAATAAGCACAACTTTGCTGACAATCAACGTGTGAAAAGCACTGGAAGAACAAGAGGACTTTAAGAGAAAGAAGAAGATGAATAAACTTGCTGTGTGTTCTATTGAGTAAGAAGGAACAAAAGATGATGCTAGCGAGCAAGGAAGAAGATGCTAAAAGAGTTAAACAATCAACTAAACAAACAATCTTTCAAGAGTAAATGATATAATCATTAAGCAAGAGGACACTAATACAAGCCAAATAAACCTACTAGATGAAGGGATAGGGGGACAGTATAGGCATACCCCATAGGGAAATCACGAAAGGAAAAGGGTACAAAAGACCGCGCCCCCCATTTGTGTATACAAACTCCCCTTAATTTTTAGGCATACCTAATAATAAGCAAATAAAAAACACCTTACAAAGCAAGGTGCTATTTTTTCATCTTAACCATAGGGGTGTTATTTTTTTCTTAATAAATATCTTTAGAAATGTCTTTAGAGAACTCTTTAGATAAAATGGAATAAAATGCATAAAATCCGATGTTACAAAAGTCTAAAACGTTGATTTTAAGGCTTTTTCAATTAAATCTTAAATTGTAGAAGTTGCCCCGCCGGCTCCATTTTTTACGATGAATAAGGCTTAGAAACGTTGATTTTTCAATATTTCTAAGCCTTTGTTAATTTTTTGAAATAGTAAAAAAAAGGATTTATATCAATTTTAGTAGCAATCATTCTAAATGAGGAACCTTGTACAATACTTAATTAAATTTCAATACGATCAGATAGAGTTAAATGATTGTGTTTCATATTTCTGTCTCATCATTTGTCCCATACTTAATTTTACCGTAAAATGTAGTCTCATACTAACTTCTAGTTTTGATATTTAACTAGAAGTTACTTTGAAACTTTACGAAAAATAAGTGGTTTGTAGTAAAAGATGGTCTGATACTCATAAAAGTAGTATAATTCATACGAAAAAATAGATAATATATCAATTAGTATTAAAGTAAGAGGTACAGTTAGAGTTAAACAAGGAAGTACGATAACTAATGTTATTGATCGAAAAGATGTGAGAAGACAAATAGATGATATTCGTAGACTTACTACACAATTTAGGGCTAGAATTACATTGGTATTAGCATCCAGAAGTTGGGGAAGTAGAATTTAAAGTTAAGAGGTTTTTACAATGAAAGTAGTATATTTAGGGCCTTCAGAACCACATACTCTTGATAACGGAAAGGAATATGAAGTGATTTCTGAGGAATATGGATGGTATAGAATAATAGATAAATCAGGAGAAGATTATCTATATCCTAAAGAAGAATTTAAAATTGTAGAAGATATGTAATTTTTTAACAACT
It includes:
- a CDS encoding site-specific integrase, with protein sequence MAKITTYTTTKGTFFKVKGYLGTDPITGKQVNIEKRGFETKKEAKLYLSIAIQALNDNSYIKNSKTLKYQDVYEEWLEIYKQGVKESTLFKTMTMFKLHILPIFSHYRINLISTALLQKTANEWHSSFKNYKKMINYTFAVFNHAYRMGYIYANPKDKFIMPKKVQEQKDDNLKYYTKEELLEFFNYLEQDTSLEWISFFRLLAFTGIRKGECLALTWKDIDFTNQTLTINKTIATGENYKQKIQTPKTLESYRTISLDDNTLQLLKKWKIEQAKKLLVFGYNSLNSNQLLFCKLDKNKMYSLSKPRAVLKSVCSRHNFKMIHIHGFRHTHASLLFESGVTMEIVKERLGHSDIQTTVNIYTHVTQKNKDKTAKKFANYMGI
- a CDS encoding helix-turn-helix domain-containing protein, which codes for MKKMEDVLIGNKIKTIRISLEMNQKEFAKIIGSNVSALSNWENGRNKPNMKKLSNIAKIGKTTVEELLNNDSCRYYFNIYWEKNIKKERTKFYNFLRSNDRFKDLEEDYFEYLEQEKEKIFEIFSDFACDLNFDEKKTFEVIGEDVFIIAIQMFLDTNSFSDTVIIKNLILYIKEKEEKIKKKFFKIIEGENCFIDNSSKLAYEKFTLSTKMYLLVLEETLEEITKNCEED
- a CDS encoding helix-turn-helix transcriptional regulator, encoding MILASMYRRMTGKSQKYFASKLGISVNSYANKEKGKTQFTQKEMELFYLEIKKFNQDISIVDIFLNNNYRKIQKSTIFIGGVYLKDKK
- a CDS encoding helix-turn-helix domain-containing protein, with the translated sequence MLTLELPKEFSIELHSMLKAVYKAAVAEGRQEASLTKDYLTSREVNEVYVSVSAPTLKQWENLGLPVYQVQGKQYYKKSDIDTFLQQYKK
- a CDS encoding DNA primase family protein; this translates as MPIYIEKGWFNTKIHVEKTELSPIDWLKNYTANRVPKGAIILNGDIKRMKEKYPYANDKIAEYYAKMEGIKNNQYYFMTGYIEKDEEKQLKRNTDSIIRRSVITLDYDDKDTPSLDELIRIIKEKKPNVECYIYPTIKYTDEFPRWRVVFEPDRPLLEYEYKQVATDLAKTIGLEYDKSVINDWQKFAGLPVVTSKNSHIEPVYIEGEKLKTPDIKDMKPPIKQTEKITGEYASKFNDNGNIPHDDAIEIMEHYVEVNEAELMDYDKALTDMFVIAKAISTDEIDYDTGKECVEILALGNTDWIHGTQNKIGNLSKLHLMLHRGIYKNPWSFYYWFKVRTDRQLKPSETSEEIIKRIREDSEQWKIEHAEMKRDGTLKKPRLPVRVAADITKRHCDMGRLGSYDADTRHLGIYNPDTGIYDSSDYYRKTLFRAGERSLTRNECKEVLDLLLNEAENKERTLDYNYIIFKNGIYNIDTKQLEPFSPNYVFESTIGVNYNPDAVEPVFPDGWTFSKWMDISMGGDEEKKELLWQLIASTIHTNKPSGHVAFLFSRVGSSGKSTLQLLLKNLVSKERSVALRLKDIENRFDISRAVGKALVIGDDNSPKDYNADSANLKSMVTGEPLKVEAKGENAQTHHFNCQVVQSMNGLPNFGDVTDGLIRRLRIIEFKKVFKGKENNPNVKEKYINDPRLLEWIAKEALEHLVLSGEWIQTEEHKQYVQEIISDSDPVARYFEERIPQFTSTRLPIKFLYADFKAVYLLENNRNTKISQRTFTKQLKPYMEAKGWKYDRNNKKPLEAFHKADWQLYVDKVKEWDITYNYEKESIAYQPMFVKENDI